From Brevibacillus marinus, a single genomic window includes:
- a CDS encoding uracil-DNA glycosylase, with protein sequence MKILRNDWAPLLESEFTKPYYLKLRQFLIEEYRTKTIYPDMYDIFNALHYTSYADTKVVILGQDPYHGPGQAHGLSFSVKPGVTPPPSLQNMFKELHDDLGCYIPNNGYLVKWAEQGVLLLNTVLTVRRSAPNSHRGMGWETFTDRVISILNEREKPVVFLLWGRHAQEKRALITAPHHHIITAPHPSPFSANRGFFGSRPFSRTNQFLRSIGSEEIDWQIPNL encoded by the coding sequence ATGAAAATATTGCGCAATGACTGGGCTCCGCTTTTGGAGAGCGAGTTTACCAAGCCCTACTATTTGAAATTGCGGCAGTTTTTAATCGAAGAGTACCGCACCAAAACGATTTATCCCGACATGTACGACATTTTCAACGCGCTCCACTACACCTCCTATGCGGACACCAAAGTGGTGATTCTCGGCCAGGACCCTTATCACGGCCCGGGGCAGGCGCATGGCTTGAGCTTTTCGGTAAAGCCGGGGGTGACTCCGCCGCCCTCGCTGCAGAACATGTTTAAGGAACTGCACGACGATCTCGGCTGTTACATACCGAACAACGGTTACTTGGTGAAGTGGGCCGAGCAGGGCGTGCTGCTGCTCAACACGGTCCTGACCGTACGGCGCAGCGCTCCCAACTCGCACCGCGGGATGGGCTGGGAGACGTTTACGGACAGAGTGATCTCCATTTTAAACGAGCGGGAAAAACCGGTGGTCTTTCTCCTGTGGGGCAGGCATGCCCAGGAGAAACGGGCGCTGATTACCGCGCCGCATCACCATATTATCACGGCGCCGCATCCGAGTCCGTTTTCCGCGAACAGAGGGTTTTTCGGCAGCCGCCCGTTTTCGCGGACGAATCAGTTTTTGCGCAGCATCGGCAGCGAGGAGATTGACTGGCAGATCCCCAACCTGTAG
- the lepB gene encoding signal peptidase I, whose amino-acid sequence MKEIWSWVRSLAIALLLALLITIFLFQPYKVEGHSMEPTLKDNQRIYVSKLLHTFSYLPDYGDVVVIDSRVERERTFLDDVRETPLVQLFTGKEEGYVLYVKRVIGKPGDVLEFKDNQVYRNGTLLEEPYIKEPMKVEADGKWVVPEGHIFVMGDNRNNSKDSRDIGFIPLDHVLGTKIDFSFSAK is encoded by the coding sequence ATGAAGGAAATCTGGAGTTGGGTCCGTTCTTTGGCCATCGCGCTGCTTTTGGCCCTGCTGATCACGATTTTTCTGTTTCAACCCTATAAAGTAGAAGGTCATTCCATGGAACCTACGCTCAAGGACAATCAGCGCATCTACGTCTCCAAACTGTTACATACGTTTTCCTACCTGCCCGACTACGGAGACGTCGTGGTCATTGACAGCCGCGTCGAGCGCGAACGCACCTTTCTCGACGATGTCCGGGAAACCCCGCTGGTGCAGCTGTTTACGGGGAAAGAAGAGGGATACGTACTGTACGTGAAGCGCGTGATCGGAAAGCCCGGCGATGTGCTGGAATTCAAGGACAATCAGGTATACCGAAATGGAACGTTGCTGGAAGAACCTTATATCAAAGAGCCGATGAAGGTGGAAGCGGACGGCAAATGGGTCGTCCCGGAAGGACACATTTTCGTCATGGGCGACAACCGCAACAACAGCAAAGACAGCCGGGACATTGGTTTTATCCCGCTCGATCACGTGCTGGGGACAAAAATCGACTTTTCTTTTTCAGCGAAATAG
- a CDS encoding glutamine--tRNA ligase/YqeY domain fusion protein, with protein MITVENKSASSNFIRTIIREDLEAGRVKEVVTRFPPEPNGYLHIGHAKAICLNFELADEFNGRTNLRFDDTNPLKEDKEYVEAIKEDVRWLGFQWDGLYFASDYFEEMYNRAVLLIKKGLAYVCDLSPEEIRETRGTLTEPGKESPYRNRSVEENLDLFERMRKGEFKEGEKVLRAKIDMASPNINLRDPVLYRISHTPHHNTGTKWCIYPMYDFAHPLEDAIEGVTHSLCSLEFEDHRPLYDWVIRECEMEHQPRQYEFARLNLTNTIMSKRYLKQLVDEKVVDGWDDPRMPTISGLRRRGYTPESIRAFAREIGVARSNSVVDVRMLEHFVREDLKLKAPRTMAVLRPLKVVIINYPEGQVEMLDAENNPENPEMGVRQIPFSREIYIEQDDFMENPPSKYYRLFPGNEVRLKHAYFIKCVDVVKDEQGNVVELHCTYDPETKSGSGFTGRKVKGTIHWVEARHAVPAEFRLYDSLILDNPDGKEKSFLDLINPHSLEITHGYVEPNMKEAKPHDKFQFFRHGYFNVDPKYTTPERLVFNRIVSLKSSFDPKKM; from the coding sequence TTGATAACAGTGGAAAACAAATCGGCTTCTTCCAACTTTATCCGAACCATTATACGCGAGGATTTGGAAGCAGGGCGTGTAAAGGAGGTTGTTACGCGCTTTCCGCCCGAGCCAAACGGTTATCTGCATATTGGACATGCCAAGGCGATTTGCCTCAACTTTGAGCTGGCGGACGAGTTCAACGGCAGGACGAATCTGCGTTTTGACGATACCAACCCGCTGAAGGAAGACAAGGAGTACGTGGAAGCGATCAAAGAAGACGTTAGATGGCTCGGCTTTCAGTGGGACGGGCTCTACTTCGCTTCCGATTACTTCGAAGAGATGTACAACCGGGCCGTGCTCCTGATCAAGAAGGGATTGGCCTACGTGTGCGACTTGTCGCCCGAAGAGATCAGGGAGACGCGCGGCACGCTGACGGAGCCGGGCAAGGAGAGCCCGTACCGCAACCGCTCGGTCGAAGAGAATCTGGATTTGTTTGAACGGATGCGCAAAGGCGAGTTCAAGGAAGGGGAAAAAGTGCTGCGGGCGAAGATCGATATGGCGTCGCCCAATATCAACCTGCGGGATCCGGTCCTCTACCGCATCTCCCACACCCCTCACCACAATACCGGGACGAAGTGGTGTATTTATCCGATGTACGATTTTGCCCATCCGCTGGAAGACGCGATCGAGGGTGTGACCCACTCGCTGTGCAGCCTGGAATTTGAAGATCACCGTCCGCTGTACGACTGGGTGATTCGCGAGTGCGAGATGGAGCATCAGCCGCGGCAGTACGAGTTCGCCCGCCTGAACCTGACGAATACGATCATGAGCAAACGATATCTGAAACAGTTGGTGGACGAGAAGGTCGTCGACGGTTGGGATGATCCGCGGATGCCGACCATTTCCGGCCTGCGCCGCAGAGGATACACGCCGGAATCGATCCGCGCCTTTGCCCGGGAGATCGGCGTTGCCAGGAGCAACAGCGTCGTCGACGTCCGCATGCTGGAGCACTTCGTCCGCGAAGATTTGAAGCTGAAAGCGCCGCGCACGATGGCCGTGCTGCGCCCGCTGAAAGTGGTGATCATCAACTATCCGGAAGGCCAGGTGGAGATGCTGGATGCGGAGAATAACCCGGAAAACCCGGAGATGGGCGTCCGCCAGATTCCCTTTTCGCGGGAGATCTACATCGAGCAGGATGACTTCATGGAAAATCCGCCGAGCAAGTACTACCGGCTCTTTCCTGGCAATGAAGTGCGGTTAAAACACGCCTACTTCATCAAATGTGTCGATGTGGTGAAGGACGAACAGGGCAATGTGGTGGAACTCCACTGCACCTATGACCCCGAGACGAAGAGCGGCAGCGGATTTACCGGCCGCAAAGTAAAAGGCACGATCCACTGGGTGGAGGCCCGTCACGCCGTACCGGCGGAGTTTCGCCTGTACGATTCGCTGATTCTCGACAACCCGGACGGGAAGGAAAAATCGTTCCTCGACCTGATCAATCCCCATTCCCTGGAGATTACCCACGGGTATGTGGAGCCCAACATGAAAGAGGCCAAACCCCACGACAAGTTTCAGTTCTTCCGGCACGGTTACTTTAATGTCGATCCGAAGTATACGACCCCGGAGCGGCTTGTCTTCAACCGGATTGTCTCGCTGAAAAGTTCGTTCGATCCTAAAAAAATGTAG
- a CDS encoding fructosamine kinase family protein, translated as MQMREQLVMRQQLEQVLQTLGDRSPIQEIRPVAGGDINRVYCVQTAGRKYCVKWNEKLPPGFFAKEAEGLERIRQSGAIAVPHVYAVQEDLPERAGLLVLEWVEGAKTAATDEQLGRGVAALHQTAGPAFGWESDTYIGTLPQPNRWYRQWSDYYRECRLLPQLELGKRLGRMSGQRGRRLEKVIGQLEQWLPKQALPSLLHGDLWSGNWLVGPAGRPYLIDPSVCYGHDEFELAFTELFGGFSERFYRSYREVRPVSAEYAERKPLYQLFYLLVHLNLFGEAYGPAVDRILQRYAG; from the coding sequence ATGCAAATGCGGGAGCAGCTGGTCATGCGGCAGCAGTTGGAGCAAGTGCTGCAGACGCTCGGCGACCGGTCGCCGATCCAGGAGATTCGTCCCGTGGCCGGGGGCGACATCAACCGGGTCTATTGCGTCCAAACAGCCGGGCGCAAGTATTGTGTCAAGTGGAACGAGAAGCTTCCTCCCGGTTTTTTTGCCAAGGAAGCGGAAGGGTTGGAACGGATCAGACAGTCCGGGGCGATTGCCGTACCGCACGTCTATGCGGTCCAGGAAGATCTGCCGGAGCGGGCCGGCCTGCTGGTGCTGGAATGGGTGGAAGGCGCCAAAACCGCGGCGACCGATGAGCAATTGGGCAGAGGGGTGGCGGCGCTGCACCAAACAGCGGGACCGGCGTTTGGCTGGGAGTCCGACACCTACATCGGCACGCTGCCGCAGCCCAACCGCTGGTATCGGCAGTGGAGCGATTATTACCGGGAATGCCGCTTGCTGCCGCAGCTGGAACTGGGGAAGCGATTGGGGCGAATGTCCGGTCAGCGCGGCCGGCGGCTGGAGAAAGTGATCGGGCAATTGGAGCAGTGGCTGCCCAAACAAGCGCTCCCCTCGCTGCTGCACGGCGATCTGTGGAGCGGCAACTGGCTGGTTGGCCCGGCAGGCCGTCCTTATCTGATCGATCCCTCGGTCTGCTATGGGCACGACGAGTTTGAACTCGCCTTTACGGAGCTGTTTGGCGGCTTTTCCGAGCGGTTTTACCGCAGTTACCGGGAGGTCCGCCCGGTGTCGGCGGAATACGCGGAACGCAAGCCGCTCTACCAGCTCTTTTACCTGCTGGTCCACCTCAATCTGTTTGGCGAGGCTTATGGCCCTGCGGTCGACCGGATTTTGCAGCGCTACGCCGGGTGA
- a CDS encoding DUF523 domain-containing protein yields MILISSCMAGLATRYDGNDAYVPALDQLVRAGKAVLACPEQLGGLPTPRPPAEIVGGDGYDVLDGKARVIDANGRDVTAAFLKGAEQTLKLARAVGAKQAVLKENSPSCGSSFIYDGTFRGEKQSGAGVTTALLERNGIQVISEAELAHLFPEGSI; encoded by the coding sequence GTGATCCTGATCAGTTCGTGCATGGCTGGCCTCGCTACCCGCTACGACGGCAACGATGCATATGTGCCAGCGCTTGACCAACTGGTCAGAGCGGGCAAGGCGGTGTTGGCTTGTCCGGAACAGTTGGGCGGCCTGCCGACACCCCGGCCGCCGGCGGAGATTGTCGGCGGTGACGGGTATGATGTGCTGGATGGAAAAGCGCGCGTGATCGACGCAAACGGGCGCGATGTGACGGCCGCTTTCCTCAAGGGAGCGGAGCAGACCCTCAAGCTGGCTCGCGCGGTCGGGGCGAAGCAGGCTGTGCTGAAAGAGAACAGTCCATCCTGCGGCAGTTCGTTTATCTACGACGGCACGTTTCGCGGGGAGAAGCAGAGCGGAGCGGGCGTGACGACCGCCCTGCTGGAGCGAAACGGGATCCAGGTGATCTCGGAAGCGGAGTTGGCCCATCTCTTCCCAGAGGGAAGCATCTGA
- a CDS encoding DMT family transporter, translated as MKHPSILAYTKIALAMAIVGSSVVVGKLIISSFPVFLASALRFMVASMILIPLLLRQEKQFPIIGFQDLLVLFLQALTGIFLFNVFLLYGLKYTNAMEAGIITSTLPAAIGLVSVIFLKERLSIKKGLGILFAVFGILLMNLIGGEHGDRNAFLGTLLILGAVFGETLFITLGKLVANRLTPLTISTMMSIFGLLMFLPFAVYEAKNFDFATVGIGDWIYILYFGIVVTVLAFLLMYQGLAKVPASSAGVLTSVVPLSSVILSFLMLKEEFLFTHLLGMVLVLLAIFFISTDSSDKSV; from the coding sequence ATGAAGCATCCATCCATATTGGCATATACAAAGATTGCCTTGGCAATGGCCATAGTAGGAAGCTCTGTGGTCGTTGGCAAACTGATCATCTCCAGCTTTCCCGTTTTTTTGGCATCGGCTTTGCGCTTTATGGTTGCCTCCATGATTCTGATTCCCCTGTTATTGCGACAAGAAAAGCAGTTCCCAATTATTGGATTTCAAGATTTGCTTGTTCTCTTCCTTCAGGCGTTGACCGGAATCTTTTTGTTTAATGTTTTTTTGCTTTATGGCTTAAAGTATACGAATGCAATGGAAGCCGGGATCATCACAAGCACGCTCCCTGCGGCGATTGGACTGGTATCTGTTATATTCTTAAAGGAAAGATTGTCTATCAAGAAAGGGTTGGGCATTCTATTCGCAGTATTCGGGATACTCTTGATGAATCTGATCGGCGGTGAGCATGGCGACCGTAACGCCTTCTTGGGAACCCTCCTCATTTTGGGCGCAGTTTTTGGGGAAACGCTCTTTATAACATTAGGGAAATTGGTAGCGAACAGATTAACCCCGCTTACAATATCAACGATGATGAGTATTTTCGGTCTGCTCATGTTTTTACCTTTTGCAGTGTATGAAGCGAAAAATTTTGACTTCGCAACTGTAGGTATCGGGGATTGGATTTATATTTTATATTTCGGCATTGTGGTAACGGTACTTGCTTTTCTTTTGATGTATCAAGGATTAGCAAAAGTTCCCGCAAGTTCAGCCGGCGTTCTCACAAGTGTCGTTCCATTAAGCTCGGTCATCCTTTCATTTCTCATGCTCAAAGAAGAGTTTTTATTCACCCATTTGTTAGGCATGGTATTGGTCTTGCTTGCCATTTTCTTTATTTCAACGGACTCATCGGACAAATCCGTTTGA
- a CDS encoding methyl-accepting chemotaxis protein: protein MFRVLFQLIRNTLTNKEGFMIFILWNHLWVAAWLALYEDIPYLSLVSLGLLVTLVVSPYYFINKNSPVIRYLVAIGFLFYSISFDHFSQLPEMSFLSFIVLGFLAAYLDWKLIVASGVVQLIATLGGYYTGFYHVFHGEASGIDLLLKIIAIVLMIAALSYLCVAGQVSLAKVKAARNEAEEKEQRLRKLLDDIQYVSKQLDNTSVQVHEHAAVTKRNTDEMMVAFREVATGMETQANSTVKIDEEVQSIDREIVEVNREANNIKEEAEKNNRLLAAGIEMMNDLSQQMQHIVETVRVASETIYQLNQQAGKVEQIVSTIRQIADQTNLLALNAAIESARAGEHGRGFAVVADEVRKLAEQSASATQEISAILQALHHESQNAAQQMKNGETSVSKGQELTTRTLSAIEQVKADMDGFVVAVEKVRASVDQVKSRSSQVAQEMSTITQVTEESVASLEELFATAESQQEELNHITREIGQLSELAAKLQQSFR, encoded by the coding sequence ATGTTTCGCGTCTTATTTCAGCTGATTCGCAACACGCTGACCAACAAAGAAGGTTTTATGATTTTTATTTTATGGAACCATCTTTGGGTGGCCGCTTGGCTCGCCCTGTATGAGGACATTCCCTACCTTTCTCTCGTGTCGCTGGGGCTTTTGGTCACGCTCGTGGTCTCACCCTATTATTTTATCAACAAAAACAGTCCGGTCATCCGCTACCTGGTGGCCATCGGCTTTTTGTTCTACTCGATTTCCTTTGATCACTTCAGTCAACTTCCGGAAATGTCGTTTCTCTCCTTTATCGTCCTCGGCTTCCTCGCCGCTTATCTGGACTGGAAGCTGATCGTCGCCAGCGGCGTGGTGCAGTTGATCGCCACCCTGGGCGGCTATTACACCGGCTTCTATCACGTTTTCCACGGGGAAGCTTCCGGCATTGACCTGCTGCTGAAAATCATCGCCATCGTGCTGATGATCGCCGCGCTCAGCTATCTCTGCGTTGCCGGACAGGTCTCGCTGGCCAAAGTAAAAGCGGCGCGCAACGAAGCGGAAGAAAAAGAGCAGCGGCTGCGCAAACTGCTTGACGATATTCAGTATGTAAGCAAACAATTGGACAACACGTCGGTACAGGTGCATGAACATGCGGCTGTGACGAAACGGAATACGGACGAGATGATGGTCGCCTTCCGGGAGGTGGCCACCGGTATGGAAACCCAGGCCAACTCGACGGTGAAGATTGACGAAGAAGTGCAGTCGATCGACCGGGAAATCGTTGAGGTGAACCGGGAAGCCAACAACATCAAGGAAGAAGCGGAGAAAAACAACCGCCTGCTGGCTGCGGGCATTGAAATGATGAACGATTTGTCGCAGCAAATGCAGCATATCGTGGAAACGGTGCGGGTCGCCTCGGAAACGATCTATCAGCTGAACCAGCAGGCCGGCAAAGTGGAACAGATCGTCAGCACGATCCGGCAAATTGCCGACCAGACCAATTTGCTGGCGCTCAATGCGGCAATCGAATCGGCGCGCGCCGGCGAGCACGGCCGCGGTTTTGCCGTCGTGGCGGACGAGGTGCGCAAACTGGCCGAACAAAGCGCCAGCGCCACCCAGGAGATCAGTGCGATCCTGCAGGCGCTGCATCACGAAAGCCAGAACGCGGCGCAGCAGATGAAAAACGGCGAGACCTCCGTTTCCAAGGGGCAAGAGCTGACCACCCGCACGCTGAGCGCCATCGAACAGGTAAAAGCGGACATGGACGGATTCGTCGTAGCCGTGGAGAAAGTGCGGGCCAGCGTGGATCAAGTGAAAAGCCGTTCCAGCCAGGTGGCGCAGGAGATGTCCACCATCACGCAGGTGACGGAAGAGTCGGTCGCCAGCCTGGAGGAGCTGTTCGCCACCGCGGAAAGCCAGCAAGAAGAGCTGAACCACATCACCCGCGAAATCGGCCAACTCAGCGAACTGGCGGCCAAGCTGCAGCAATCGTTCCGTTAG
- a CDS encoding superoxide dismutase family protein, whose translation MYGYLLPVHHLPASTYLPVAQAPRRAFAWVTGGPLAPELKGIVVFTEVPGGTDVYVKVTGLPPYQAGSAGRAPIGPHGFHIHENGTCEIGRSDDPFQAAGGHWNPTNQPHGNHAGDFPVLFSNNGFAAMSFFTNRFRVADVIGKAVIIHQNPDDYRTQPAGDSGKRLACGVIQPLEEGTINF comes from the coding sequence ATGTACGGGTATCTGCTCCCTGTCCACCATCTTCCGGCGAGCACGTATTTGCCGGTCGCGCAGGCACCGCGGCGCGCGTTTGCCTGGGTCACCGGCGGTCCGCTTGCCCCCGAGCTGAAAGGAATCGTGGTGTTTACGGAAGTTCCGGGGGGAACCGACGTGTATGTCAAGGTGACCGGACTTCCGCCGTATCAAGCGGGAAGCGCCGGACGCGCTCCGATCGGTCCGCATGGGTTTCATATCCACGAGAACGGGACGTGTGAAATTGGCCGGTCGGATGATCCGTTTCAGGCGGCGGGCGGACACTGGAATCCGACCAACCAGCCGCACGGCAATCACGCCGGCGATTTTCCCGTTCTGTTTTCCAACAACGGCTTTGCCGCGATGAGTTTCTTCACCAATCGTTTCCGCGTCGCCGATGTGATCGGGAAAGCGGTGATCATTCACCAAAATCCGGACGACTACCGCACCCAACCCGCCGGGGACTCCGGCAAGCGGTTGGCGTGCGGCGTCATTCAGCCGTTGGAAGAAGGGACGATCAATTTTTGA
- a CDS encoding tripartite tricarboxylate transporter permease: MDFQLFVDGLLTTLSPVNFLLVMAGMMAGIIFGALPGISASMTIVLLLPFTYYMGIIPSIILLVAIYMGAAYGGAITAILFNTPGDPGAVVTTLDGYQMTKQGKAGRALGLSISAGAAGGIFSLLVLLFAAPPLSKFALEIQSAEYFALAFLGMTVIAALGNRNQIRTLISGALGILLAMIGLDPMVGAERFTFGSVSLMNGLDFVPIMIGAFALAEVLAQVIEKQDTGFNMSTKIPLEGLKLKDMWMHRWTLLKASVIGTFMGIMPGTGGSIASIVSYGEAVRSSKNPEKFGKGAEEGVVAPEAANNAAAGGAMIPTLVLGIPGSPTTAVILAALTLQGLQPGPQLMSEQPLLLYCIFFSMLITSIAAFSGGRIGVQLFALMTRLPYSILGPCILLFSIIGAYAVDNDMFSVWIALLFGVIGYFMQKYQFTPSAMILGLVLGKMMEETFRRQLLITNGDYSSFVTQPISAFILLLAVLSLVYPFLSQYLKRRGNKNSSNA, from the coding sequence TTGGACTTTCAATTGTTTGTCGATGGCTTGTTAACGACTCTTTCTCCCGTCAATTTCTTGTTGGTAATGGCAGGGATGATGGCAGGGATCATCTTTGGCGCTCTGCCGGGAATCAGCGCCTCCATGACGATCGTGCTGCTGCTGCCGTTTACCTATTACATGGGAATCATTCCGTCCATTATCCTGCTGGTGGCGATCTACATGGGAGCCGCGTATGGCGGCGCGATCACGGCCATTTTGTTTAATACGCCGGGCGATCCTGGCGCCGTCGTCACGACGTTGGACGGATACCAAATGACCAAACAGGGAAAAGCAGGCCGCGCATTGGGACTCTCGATCAGCGCCGGTGCCGCCGGCGGGATTTTCTCCCTGCTCGTCCTGTTGTTTGCCGCTCCGCCTCTCTCTAAATTTGCCCTGGAAATCCAGAGTGCGGAGTATTTCGCCTTGGCTTTCCTGGGGATGACGGTCATTGCCGCGCTCGGAAACCGGAACCAGATTCGCACGCTCATTTCGGGCGCGCTGGGGATTCTCCTGGCCATGATCGGGCTTGACCCGATGGTGGGTGCGGAACGATTTACGTTCGGCTCTGTTTCGCTGATGAATGGCCTCGATTTCGTGCCGATCATGATCGGGGCGTTTGCCTTGGCGGAAGTTTTGGCGCAAGTGATTGAAAAACAGGATACCGGCTTCAACATGAGCACCAAAATTCCGCTCGAGGGCTTGAAACTGAAGGACATGTGGATGCACCGCTGGACGCTCCTGAAGGCTTCCGTAATTGGTACCTTCATGGGGATCATGCCGGGTACCGGCGGTTCGATTGCCTCGATCGTCAGCTATGGGGAAGCGGTTCGTTCCAGCAAAAATCCGGAGAAGTTCGGGAAAGGAGCGGAAGAAGGGGTTGTCGCGCCGGAAGCCGCGAACAACGCTGCCGCAGGGGGAGCGATGATTCCCACCCTGGTGCTGGGGATTCCGGGAAGTCCCACGACCGCCGTCATCCTCGCGGCGTTGACGCTGCAAGGGCTGCAGCCCGGCCCGCAGTTGATGAGCGAACAGCCGCTGCTCTTGTACTGCATCTTTTTCTCCATGTTGATTACCAGTATCGCCGCATTTTCCGGCGGCCGCATCGGCGTTCAGCTGTTTGCGCTGATGACGCGACTGCCTTATTCGATTCTAGGCCCGTGCATTTTGTTGTTCTCCATTATCGGCGCATACGCGGTAGACAATGACATGTTTTCCGTGTGGATTGCGCTGCTCTTCGGGGTGATAGGGTATTTCATGCAGAAATACCAATTTACTCCTTCGGCGATGATTCTGGGTCTCGTGCTGGGGAAAATGATGGAAGAGACGTTCCGCCGCCAACTGCTGATCACGAACGGGGATTACAGTTCGTTTGTGACGCAGCCCATTTCCGCGTTCATCTTGCTGCTTGCCGTTCTGTCGTTGGTTTATCCGTTCCTCTCCCAGTACCTGAAACGCAGAGGGAACAAAAACAGCAGCAATGCATAG
- a CDS encoding tripartite tricarboxylate transporter TctB family protein: MGEIIFHIILMVALVLFYKESFAIETGRAADPIGPAGFPKAIIIFAFVLLVISLFQAIRKWMKRDKNAPASKPAELSLVFFGILGSIAVYVLIVEFLGFIITTILFLLFLFWLLGRKVNIKQVGLAVVFSLGFTLVFGTILNLQLPRGIEALRILSYWIY; encoded by the coding sequence ATGGGCGAAATTATTTTTCACATCATCTTGATGGTCGCATTGGTCTTGTTTTACAAGGAATCGTTTGCGATTGAAACAGGACGCGCCGCCGACCCCATTGGACCGGCGGGGTTTCCCAAAGCAATCATTATCTTCGCCTTTGTTTTGCTCGTGATCTCTTTGTTCCAAGCCATTCGCAAGTGGATGAAGCGCGACAAAAACGCGCCAGCAAGCAAACCGGCTGAACTGAGCCTGGTTTTTTTCGGAATTCTGGGTTCCATCGCCGTGTACGTGCTGATCGTGGAATTTTTGGGCTTTATCATCACCACCATTCTTTTTTTGCTGTTCCTCTTCTGGCTGTTGGGGCGAAAGGTCAACATCAAGCAAGTGGGGCTGGCCGTTGTCTTCTCGCTTGGTTTTACGCTCGTGTTTGGGACGATCCTAAATCTGCAGCTCCCTCGTGGAATTGAAGCATTACGGATACTCAGCTACTGGATTTATTAA
- a CDS encoding Bug family tripartite tricarboxylate transporter substrate binding protein, with amino-acid sequence MKKRVLSLSLVLALLLGLVGCGSSTGNDAAAPAAEEKIDYPTRPIEMVVPFGEGSASDTFARKFAELLTKQIGQPVQPVNKDGSGGLIGMIYAHGQKNDGYTILEITPSHVIADVMGSGKDVKLMEDFDPLAQIQSDIYVLSVPADSPISSFEELVKIGNEKEISFAGVSPGGLDDLTLNALADETGIKVKFVPYKSGAEVKAAVLGGEVDVYFDKLISAIAYINDGKVKPLVVLNDKRLDQLEALKDTPTTVELGYTTTIGSWRGFVIKKGAPEQVKQYLIDAMKKAYESEEYKEFAKANLADIRQGFLGPEEFRKQWEAEYEVFDKIAKKTGLKQ; translated from the coding sequence ATGAAAAAAAGAGTATTGTCCCTGAGTTTGGTCCTCGCCTTGCTGTTGGGTCTGGTTGGCTGCGGCAGCAGCACCGGCAACGACGCTGCGGCACCTGCAGCGGAGGAAAAAATCGACTACCCCACACGGCCGATCGAAATGGTTGTGCCGTTCGGTGAAGGTAGCGCAAGTGATACCTTTGCCCGCAAGTTTGCCGAATTGTTGACGAAACAAATCGGTCAACCGGTACAGCCTGTCAACAAGGATGGCAGCGGCGGTCTGATCGGCATGATCTACGCCCACGGGCAAAAAAATGACGGCTACACCATTCTGGAAATCACGCCTTCCCACGTCATTGCCGATGTCATGGGCAGCGGGAAAGACGTCAAACTGATGGAAGACTTTGACCCGCTTGCACAAATCCAATCCGATATCTACGTCCTGTCCGTTCCGGCAGATAGCCCGATTTCCAGCTTCGAGGAACTGGTGAAGATCGGGAATGAGAAAGAAATCTCATTTGCCGGCGTCAGCCCGGGCGGACTGGATGACCTGACCTTGAATGCGCTTGCCGATGAAACCGGAATCAAGGTAAAATTTGTACCGTATAAATCCGGAGCAGAAGTGAAGGCGGCCGTTCTTGGCGGGGAAGTAGACGTCTACTTTGACAAGCTGATTTCCGCGATTGCCTATATCAACGACGGCAAAGTGAAACCGCTGGTGGTGTTGAACGACAAACGTCTCGATCAGCTTGAGGCTCTGAAAGATACGCCGACCACCGTCGAATTGGGATACACCACAACGATTGGTTCCTGGAGAGGCTTTGTCATCAAGAAAGGCGCTCCCGAACAGGTGAAGCAATATCTGATCGACGCCATGAAAAAAGCGTACGAGTCCGAAGAATACAAAGAGTTCGCGAAGGCGAACCTGGCCGACATTCGCCAAGGTTTCCTCGGCCCGGAAGAGTTCCGGAAACAGTGGGAAGCAGAATATGAAGTATTCGACAAGATCGCGAAAAAGACTGGTTTGAAGCAGTAA